Proteins encoded in a region of the Roseateles sp. SL47 genome:
- a CDS encoding winged helix-turn-helix domain-containing protein: MLELSARALLAEGVPVPLSGRQIDLLIALVSQGGAIVSKNDLLNLVWPGQVVEENNAAVHVSALRRVLGRESIVTVTCQG, from the coding sequence GTGCTGGAGCTGTCCGCGCGGGCGCTGCTCGCCGAAGGGGTACCGGTCCCACTGAGCGGCCGGCAGATCGATTTGCTGATTGCCTTGGTGTCACAGGGCGGCGCGATCGTTTCCAAGAACGATCTGCTCAATCTCGTGTGGCCCGGTCAAGTGGTGGAAGAGAACAATGCCGCTGTGCATGTCTCCGCCCTGCGACGTGTGCTGGGCCGCGAATCGATCGTCACCGTGACGTGCCAGGGCTAG